One window of the Oncorhynchus mykiss isolate Arlee chromosome 5, USDA_OmykA_1.1, whole genome shotgun sequence genome contains the following:
- the LOC110524074 gene encoding T-cell acute lymphocytic leukemia protein 1 homolog produces the protein MMEKLKPEVGQLSPMGKECKSPHHDSMTTCIAGRVSGEGCEAGGEIQEAASANSAERDRVPGGRCNGTILFNAVTNETAYHSEQKKEVPVIELARKGGLVDIKARERTADGNHRIQTTELCRPPIQLPLPSRDPLLSETRMVQLSQPGFSLPARAMLYSNFAQPLATMNSGYSGEMEHYGMYPSHRIKRRPAPYEIEINDGNGSQPKIVRRIFTNSRERWRQQNVNGAFADLRQLIPTHPPDKKLSKNEILRLAMKYINFLAKLLDDQEGVLEAGNSGSIVGARTHEARGEGLVREELLQGMLSPSNSSCGSLLDGDGSPDSYTDDQDLSIGSRRPNSRDLHHHSGLHIDEENQR, from the exons ATGATGGAAAAACTGAAACCAGAAGTTGGGCAGCTCAGTCCTATGGGCAAGGAATGCAAGTCTCCACATCACGACAGCATGACGACTTGCATAGCAGGTCGTGTAAGTGGGGAGGGGTGCGAGGCTGGTGGTGAGATACAGGAAGCGGCGTCGGCGAACTCCGCTGAGAGGGATCGTGTCCCGGGGGGGCGCTGCAACGGGACTATCCTCTTTAATGCAGTTACCAATGAAACGGCGTACCACAGCGAGCAAAAAAAGGAAGTGCCAGTGATCGAGTTGGCCAGAAAAGGAGGGCTCGTGGACATAAAAGCTAGGGAGCGGACGGCAGACGGCAATCACAGGATACAGACCACCGAGCTGTGCAGACCTCCTATTCAACTGCCACTGCCTTCCCGGGACCCGTTGTTGAGCGAAACTCGAATGGTGCAGTTGAGCCAACCTGGGTTCTCTCTACCTGCACGAGCGATGCTGTACAGTAACTTTGCTCAACCGCTCGCTACTATGAACAG TGGCTACAGTGGGGAGATGGAACATTATGGCATGTATCCCAGCCATCGGATAAAACGTCGACCAGCGCCCTATGAGATTGAAATCAACGATGGTAATG gcTCACAGCCCAAAATCGTGAGGCGGATATTCACCAACAGTCGTGAGCGCTGGCGCCAGCAGAATGTGAATGGTGCCTTCGCTGACCTCCGCCAGCTCATCCCCACCCACCCGCCAGACAAGAAGCTCTCCAAGAACGAGATCCTCCGACTGGCCATGAAGTACATAAACTTCCTGGCCAAGCTCCTGGACGACCAGGAAGGTGTGTTGGAGGCCGGCAACAGCGGTAGCATTGTGGGGGCGCGGACCCACGAGGCCCGAGGGGAGGGCCTGGTCCGGGAAGAGCTCCTCCAGGGAATGCTGTCGCCCAGCAACTCCAGTTGCGGGAGTCTTCTGGACGGGGACGGTAGTCCCGACAGCTACACCGATGACCAGGATTTGTCTATAGGGTCTCGAAGGCCCAACTCCAGAGACCTCCATCATCACTCTGGACTCCACATTGACGAAGAAAATCAGAGATGA
- the LOC110524076 gene encoding PDZK1-interacting protein 1 yields MGRATKGILWLMLTLGVVTAQIVKVDRTLPQWLTGIIAVVVFLFLIFVAFLVNKAWCQDSRLETKVCECVETTGYGKTNRDNYNTSLDTVRNGDDEGAYENMALESVEDKATAM; encoded by the exons ATGGGCAGAGCGACAAAAGGGATTCTTTGGTTGATGCTAACTCTGGGAGTCGTCACAGCTCAAATAG TTAAGGTGGATCGGACACTGCCCCAGTGGCTGACAGGCATCATAGCTGTGGTTGTGTTTCTCTTCCTCATCTTCGTGGCGTTTCTGGTCAACAAGGCCTGGTGTCAGGACTCAAG GCTGGAGACCAAagtatgtgagtgtgtggagACCACTGGCTATGGCAAGACCAACAGAGACAACTATAATACCAGTCTGGATACAGTCAG GAACGGAGATGACGAGGGTGCATATGAGAACATGGCCCTTGAAAGTGTGGAGGACAAAGCCACTGCCATGTGA